A stretch of DNA from Cannabis sativa cultivar Pink pepper isolate KNU-18-1 chromosome X, ASM2916894v1, whole genome shotgun sequence:
ATTGTTATCTTGACTTTATTAGGCTTCACAGAATGATTCATAGACTCTTCCAAATTCCGAATTACAGTACTGGATCGTAAAATAGGGGGATTAGTGTTCTTACCTTGCAATAGGGCACTGTTACATTGGTTGTTCATGTGGATAAAGTGCATCAGATCATCTCGAGCTTCATCAGCTCGTTTAATTTCCCGCAACGATGACTTAGGAGACAGAGGAGGTGGATACAGATCATTCTGAGAATCGCATCTCCTTCTCCCATCCATTCCGAGCATCTCATCATCCTCTTCCTCCGAGAGTTCCAAAGGAGTAATACCAATTACTTCATCTACCGATTTTGTGCGTATGATATCCGAGACAGAATCAGGACCTTTCTTCCTCACTTTCTTAGCAGAATTCTTAGCCTTCCCCTGCGTTTTTGACCTAGTTTTCGCCATAGCTCCAGCTTCAAGCTGCTAGAGCAAAACCGAGAGAAAAgctgaaaaatttaaaagtataatttgatacatgtcaaatgACAAAAATCCTAGTTAGCTAGAAGAAGTAATACATAATTTGTAAACATTTAATGAAAAACATCATTTTAAGTACTTTTGtgtaaaaatccaaaaaaaaaagttacactGAAAGGCCCAAAATACAGTTTTACATGGGCTTGTGGGCCTGTGGCCCATAATATTGGCCAAAAATCCAATCAATCTCTCACTCACTCACCTCCAAACCAAGTCAGATATCTTCCACACTGTAAGACTGAGTACTGTTCTTGAGTGGAGCCAATAGAGAAGACAATGGCGTCAACCactctcaatctcaatctctcaACTTTCACAGCTTCACTCCCTCCATTCTCATCATCACCTTCTTCAAAATTCTCTGCTCTTCGTGTTTCTAACTCATCATATTTTCCTTCACGGAGACTCGCTCTCTTACACCTCGGCTCAGGTAATTAAGCTTTTCAATCCATAGTACCTTTacaagtttttacttttatcatttttttctctttaaaaCCATCAAATATTAAGAACCCATTTTCTGAAAAAACCAAATTGTGTTCCTTTATTTCTGTTTTTGAGTTTCTGGGTTATTTTCATTCATGGGGCAATATGTAATCTGTAATCTGTAAATGTATGTGGAGTGGTGGCTAACAGTTGATATGGGTTGAtagaaatgtatatatatatagatattatatatattatatatctccaTGTTTACTTAAGTAGCCTAAGAATTTCCTTAAGTGGAATAGTATAGAAAAGCTCTCATTGATGGTTTTCTTGTTGAAGATGATGAATTAAACAGTTACAATGTTGAATCTACAAGATGTAAATGTTGTGTTTTTTGtacttatatttataaaataaaaacaaaagactTGTGTTTGTCCAACATTGGTTGTGAGTGAATTGTAGTGTTTATATTATACTTAGCAGCTATAAAGCTTTAACCATATCATAAGATTTTGGTAATTGGATAAATGCTATGTTTGGTATAATTAAATTCATCAAGAAAAAGATCATTAGTTGAATCTTCCTTTTGGCTtactgatattttttttttcttttgatgatTATATAGTTCTTCCACACTCACCATTGTTAGATGTAAAAGCATCAAATTTATTAAGAGCAGATGGGAACACTGTAGATAGACTTATGGCACAAGCAGCTACTTCTACTACTACAAAGGAAAATGTATTAGATTGGGTCAAGAATGACAACAGAAGAATGCTACATGTTGTTTACAAAGTTGGAGACTTGGaaaagactataaagtatgtcACTTTCTGAAACTTTCTTCAATTGTGCAAATTTCACAAAGATAGATAGCATAGCTAATTATTTTCTTGAGGTGCAGATTCTATACTGAATGTTTGGGAATGAAGCTCTTGAGAAAGCGTGACATACCTGAGGACAGGTACACAAATGCTTTTCTAGGATTTGGACCAGAAGATTCTCATTTTGTTGTTGAACTTACTTACAGTAAGTCAAATTTTACTATAATGCTATTACTATGTTGTTATTGTTTGTACTTGGAAGTTCTCTAAATCACTAGCTTCTTCTCACttgagttttctattttttttttgttttgatagATTATGGAGTTGATAAATATGATATTGGTAATGGCTTTGGCCATTTTGGTGTAGCTGTTGAGGATGTAAGTTTGAAATTAATATGCAATGCTTTACTTTTTGTGctaatgtataaatatttatatatataggaaaTTCATTAGGTAAGATCGTCACTTTTGTCTCTATTGTAGGGATGTTTCTTATTTtcggtatatttttttatatgacgATGTGCATTATAGTTATAGTATGTATCTTATTCGTTTTCAAGAATTTTTGACTAATTTATGTTGTCAAAAAATATGATTCAAATAGTCAGTTGCACGCATGCTTATATAACTATTTTGAACTTGATTTTTTAtgctataaattatttaaaatttctcaaaaacatACAGGATGGTTACCATAACTTTAGTGTACAccgttatattaaaaaaatagaatataatTTCTGTATGTGCCAAAAACAAAAACACTCTTACAATATGGGCAAAAGTGATGTTTCCACCTAAGAAGCTTCCTATATAATATCATATAACAGAAAAAATCATATAATTTCTTTAAAGTTCAGCATATTTGGGATTTGTAGAGAATTATCTTAGCTATAATCTTCTAAACAAGTAAATCTATGTATAGGTTGATAGAACAGTTGAACTTATAAAGGCAAAGGGTGGAACAGTTACCAGAGAGCCTGGTCTTGTTAAAGGTGGTAGTACAAAAATTGCTTTTATTGAAGATCCTGATGGTTACAAGTTTGAGCTTTTGGAGAGAGGGCCTACTCCTGAGCCCCTTTGTCAAGTTATGCTTCGAGTGGGTGATCTTGACCGTGCGATAAACTTCTATAAGAAGGTGTGCGCGGTGTTTTTCATTCTTAATATGCAAAAGAAAACAAGCAATTTGTTGCgagttttaatttaatttatgttccaatttaggCCTATGGTATGGAGCTTCTCCGAGTAAAGGATAACCCCGATCACAAGGTAAATACTAAATGATCTCATGTAAAGACTCTTGAGATGGCTTAGATGTTGATAGATGGTGAATTCTTATTCTATGAAGATCCTTTGTGTTTCTTTTCTATGTTTTAGCTATATTCATATCTGTTTATGTTTACTCAACTTTCTTTTGGTTATGCTTGTTCTCCAGTATACCATAGCTATGATGGGCTATGGCCCTGAAGATAAGAATGCAGTGCTGGAATTGACATATAACTATGGGGTCACAGAGTATGTTAAAGGAAATGGTTATGCACAGGTCAATATGGTTTTTCCTTCTCTTATATTTCTTCCCATGAGTGAACTTTGTTTACCCTATAATGAAGCTTGTGTTATGTCTTTTTTAACAGATTGCAATAGGGACAGACGATGTTTATAAGACCGCGGAAGCAGTAAAACTATCCGGAGGTAAAATAGTACTCGAACCTGGCCCCTTGCCTGGTATCAATACCAAGATCACTGCTTGCTTGGACCCAGATGGTTGGAAAACGGTACATTGACTCTTCTTCTCATAAATTAATGTTCAAATCAACTCACAAATATATGCTTCTTAACACTATACACTACACTTATATAGCTGCCTAACATTTACACTGGCTCTCATACTTATTTATCTAGGAATAAAGACTCATTCTATAATCTATACCACTAACTGTTAGTCTGTATGATACCTTATCAAACATATGTTTCTTATTTAAAAAGATTATGTAGTCATTGTTTTCAATGAGACTTTGCAGAAGAAAACATTATTTAAAGCTACTGGAAACCGGAAAATTATTGTGAAAACTCTTTACTACACTGACATAAGTActcaaagttttaagtttataaCTGACATAaactcaataatttttttagttacaTAAGTGTTAATGTTAGTAAAACTGTGATTTTTGTCCAGTTTCGTCAGTACATTTTCTGTTAGTATCAATAAGGCATAGATTCTAAATCATTAGTTCTGGACTAAAACATGTAGTATCAGTTAACTCTAAATTTAAGACACTAATGAAGTCTGTAGTGAAGAAACTTAacgaaaattacaattttactaaCATTAGGTACTTATGCTACTAAAAAGACTAGTGGGTCTATTCTgcttaaaatttcatgaatcaTGTTTGTTATGTTGATCAACACATGTTAAAAATTTATCCCTCTTCTACAGGTCTTTGTCGATAACATTGATTTTCGGAAGGAGCTAGAGTGACCCCCAAATAACAGCAGCCACTACATTTTTTTCTGTAGTGCCATCAATTAATCCAAGAAAGCTTAATGCATAGAGTAAAATTATCTAAAATCACACCATGAATGAACATACTTGATCCCAATTCATAGATATAGATCAATCTGTACATGATTGTAAAAGTTGTAAAACTGGCTTGCTTTCCCAATGACATGTACATCTAAGGATTATTTACTGCAAGTTTATTTGATTACAGAAGATCACAAAGAATCATCATACCACTTAAGATAATGTTACATTGGCATGACAATTCAATATGTGTTGTATTCCCTCTGTCCACATTAGTttctcttctttatttttacattcaaaCTCAATGGTCCTTTCAACTGTCTTTATCCCGAAATATGCCTTTGATTCTTTGTCACTGTCTTTCTCTCTTCCGGGCCATGCTGGGATATCACAACGAACTTCAGAGACTACACCTGCAACCGAAAAAAGCATGTTTGAGAATAGCTTACAAAAGCTTTCTTTTAAGGTAATTAGTATTTGCTTACATTTTGTCTTTTTGGTAAATGTTCCTGCCATGTATTTGCTTTTCAATTTCGCCACAACCTGTTGCAAAGAGAACTTAGAAATGATAAGATAAGCGAAAATATAGCTTAGTACTTCATAAATGTGTTATGCTTTTTACCTGCCAATTTGAGTTAATACTGAAAGAAACTTGCTTCCAATGGAGATCTCCTGCAGCCAGGTAGAGTTAAGATAGTTAATTTAGTTATACAGAACTGCATACCGACGTATTTTATAGTGTATACCTTTCCTCGTACGCTTTAGAAGTTCTCCTCCTCTGCAAACAAAGTTCAATGCTGTGAAAGCTTTCGATTCATGGCCTTCGCCTTTTTCGTCAGCCAATGCAAATGTAGTACTTCCACAGCCCCTTTGAAGCCTTGTTCTTAGAATAGCAGCTCCTCTTAAGGCTGTAGTATACACAAAGAAAACTCTCCCTCATAATTTTATTCAAAGAAGCTAttgtttaattagttttttacaTGCTAATCTATTGTTATGAGTAAAAATAAATAGGATTGTCCTCTCAAAACTATGACTATTGtagtaaataatattttgatgtgGCACTAACGTGACGTTAATCTAGCGAGTccagtttaaaaaaaatacataatagtAGTATATTGATGATGACTTGCGagaatataaatatgtatttttagaGCTGATGTTTGTatgttaatataaataaattggaTTTGGGATAACTTAAAGTTGTTCAAAAGACTTTCAAATCTGCAACCATACATGTGAGTTGTGACCACATAagaatttagtttttttaaggAGCAAACTGTAATTGAAAAGGAATATTTGCAGTGATTTTTATCGTTCGGGTAGAATTTTTCTAATAGAATAAAGTTCAGGGGCAAAACTATATAAGGGTCAAGTTTGGGAGAAAAAATCTTGTTTATTCTAATAATGGAGAATGTTAGAGATGCCACCCCACCAATCAATTCATGATGTTTCATCTCACTTCTCAATTAGAAAGccccaaaataaaataaaaaactggtTTGTGTGTGCTCAAAATCATAAGAAGCAACTAGAAAAGCCATTGATAATTACCAGTAGCTGCAGCTGCTGTTAAGGTCATGATATCGCCATTAGTCTTTGCATTAACAGCAGAGTTCACCACAGCTAAGATATGGTCATGATCGGCGCCCATTTCCTCAGCAATCTCGATGCAATGAGATGCCACCAGACCAGCTGCCGATGCTAGTGCAGTGGATGTCTTTGAAGGAGTTGATTTTCGGTGAGCAGCTGATGTTCCAGGCGATGCAGCTGAAGCTGCAAGTGCTGCAACAGCTGCAGCAACCCCCGCCACAGAAACTGCTGCGTGCAACTGAGCATTTTGGGTTCTGATTTCCTgtttctttctttccttctgATCTTTTAACCATCTCCCCATTGTTTTCTTCCTCATAATGCTCTTATACAGCTGCATGGTAGTAATGATTGGTACTGATATGATATGATATTCATGGCATGACATAATAGTGAGGCTGAGATAGATTATTACCCCATTTTTTATCAACTGTTGACTGGAAAGGAACTCTGGATTTAGTGCTTGATGAAGTAGAAATAACTCCTGTGAAATATAATAACATGTAAAAGAAACAATTACATGATTATGGTAAAGTTCTGTCCTTTAAAGAGATGAACCCATGTACAGAAACAAagttgatatgtactaaatcatgcctctTAACTTTTTAGATTGTTGAATTTATGAATGTTTGTTCAATTTTAGTAACGTGGGCAGAAGTTTGAAGGGCATGATTTGATTCATGTCAATGTTCAGAagaataaattgtaattaaccCTTTCTTAAATTGATCATATGTTagaaaagagaggaagagagagaactTGCCTTCATTTCATCACTGGCTCTTGGTGAAATTGGAGGGCTATTCTCACTTGACAGTTGCTGAAATATCTGCAACAATAATCTTATCAATCATGgccaaaaataacaaaacaagcAAACATAAAAGATACACTTTTGAACATAAAAGTAGAGAACATACATATTAtctataacaacaacaacaacacttaTCCTTATGTTTGGAAGTTAAATTTTGGTgggaaaataaaaaagtaagaaaaatgtaggcgaaaaaaaaaaaaaaaacttttcatGTTTGGTATGgaaaaaacaattttcttttctaaatttTTCTTACTTTTTTCTTTCCCGACTAAAATCCAACTTCCAAACATACCTTTTTACTAGCAAGATGTTAGTATTCTCTAaactaaaagtttaaaaaagtCTTACAGATTCCTTCAAAGCCACAGTAGAGCTTGGATGATCATGATCACCACCATGAGCTTCAGAAGAAGAGTTTGTTGTTGAGGTGAGAGGATTCTGATGTGAAGTAGAGAGAGCTTTGGAGAGTTCAACAGCTGAAACACTCCATGATCTTGCCAAAAACTCCATGGATTCAGTTGGAGTTTCTGGTGGCTTTGCACAAGTGGAAATCACTCCTTCCCAACTTGTAGGAGTACTATTTTCCTCTATTATGCTCTTCAACCGATTAAAAGAGCTACATTTGGTAGCACAACTACTCACTACtaccaaaccaaaaaaaaaaaaaagaaatcaacaaattagcacaaaaaaatatacattaacACTAATCTTGTTTAAGTctctaaaaaatgaaaaatttagaCTTACAATCATGAAAGTACCTTCCATAACTCTCTCCAAAGCAAAAATGAAGTTAAACCCTTAAAACCCTTTACTTTAAATGTTAAGTTAAGGCACTTAGTTTGAGAACACTTTTGGGAGATTATTAGAGTATGGTAAGGTTCTatctttatatgtgtttttaaGAAAGAAAACATGAAGGAGAAAAATGGTGATGATGAATTTGGAGGAAGTGGACTATTAGAAAAATGgggtgaaaaagaaaaaagtaagaATTTTGAGTGTTGGTATTGTAAATTTTTGTTCTTCTTTTCTACTATTTGGATTGGAGCCATttgatttttttgtattttttataaagaAAGTGGTAAAgaatatactttatttttctttatttcttgGTTTGAGAGCGGCTGTATTCATCATTACTAAGGATTCTCTTGTCACCATTACTATCTGAAAATGGCCCAAAAGTAAAAGACTGAGGTGAGGCCCTCTTCTGCAATATATTATTGTGACTATTGGATTGGATGataaaaacaaatattaatatatgtgcAATGAAATTGTAGTGCATGCCTAAAGTTCCATGCACAATAAAACCAATATTATCAAAAAGTATTAATGGtgtctaacactattatgtgaCGTGATATGTGTTATTATTAACACTCTCGGAAGGAGAAATTAAATATTAGCGGGTAAAttgtaagaaaaataatttagagGGGCAAAAGGTTAAAGTCTCATAACCTTTTAAATGGCTTTGATGTTTGataattagtgtaattaagtatcgaatATGTTAGAGCGGATATCAAATTATAGGAATTATTGTTTGGTGGTGTTAGGTATTTAGGTCCCACGAGGCTTATTGTTACGGGTACTCTTAGtacttgtttatatatatttatatataactaataAGATTATTTGTAGcgaaatttttttatgttttaattttttacacttaatttttttttatgtttttttagcaaagccatttatgttttttttttttttttttttttgcaatttctttacAAATTTAAAGTATCACCTGGATATCACCGTTAAATACCAATTAAATTATTACTGTATTAGTTTTAAAGTTTTACTTTCACGTATACACAAGTGTACACTATCCAACTGAATATTTAACTAATGCtttaaatttgtaaaaaaaataaaatttaagatagttttgctataaaaaataaataaaaaaaattaaatgtgtaaaattaaaacataaccactctaaataatataaatatgagGCCATGTTAAATGAATTGTCAATgcacatactttttttttttcgaaatggggagatgtgaaaattaaaatagagaGCAATGATAAGGCTAATAAATATGATTCCTAATATTATCTTTAATCATATACATTTTAGTATGACAATGTCATTACTTTGTTATCTTTAAGCATATTCCTAATATAGAAGAGTAACAATATCATTCCTAATATTTCTCTTTaagcttattattttttaattaagagttgagatatatttttttttgcacttCAATGTGTAAACACATGACActtgatttttttgaaaatataaataaattcatgtgttaattaataaaataaaaaatcaaatgttAGAAAGTTGAAGtgcatttaacaaaaaaatttcttataaagtataaagaaaataattataatatatgtgtgaattttatagtgggtaAATATTTTACCCTTAGGTCTTTATTTTTGGCTTGTTATACTTTTTCatataatgatatatattataattatagtagatattgtaataattttataaatgttaaataattaaataaaggtCAAAATAATCCTACAGATTATCGATCTAGATTCTTTTCACGTACtatagaatatttaaaaaaaaaataaatagttactataattatttattacgaTGTATAGATAGagtcaaataaaataaataaataataaccccactataaaattatatataactatTAATTCATGTATGtgttaaaaattgagtttagcgattgggaggaatgaaaatataagaatgaGAATGGAAATgtgaataggaataggaatggaatataaaatttaaaatgcattaaaaaattgataataaaattattaatttttttctcatcatgCATTAGAATGGTGTttccttccatttcaaaatagaattgTCATTCTACCAAAATGGTGAAAAGATCATTCTATTGAAATGACATTCCAACATTTtaatatgcaaccaaacaaagaaatGGAATGGAGattgtttcctttcctttccattctatttcattacttccaaccaaacgccacttaaaattttaaagaattgctaaaagtattttttttttggtgtcatACTGATACTGTTATTGACTattggtataattaagtatcggaTCCCgtgtaatttaagaaaataacttttagaaaatatcgctaactaattGTGGGGCGCCACCTAAAGAAGGTGCTAAGCACCACTAATGTCCAATAGCAATACTCAAATTTTGATGCTCTACTTATAAAAGTAAAAGATACAAACTCAGATTGCTCGCACTTATCACACACAATCATGTGTAAAAAGTGTCTGTAATTTAAATGtgttctattttaaaaaattaaagtgaccccactataaaattaactcttttatttgtatttaatgTTAGCATGCAAATGCAATAAAAATAGTggttaattaataaacaaattacTCAtcataatgaatatacatataatacattATTATGTTTTATATAGGCCACCAACCGTGTGGCATAGGGTTTCCATCATTGCTAAGCTTGATTATGTTGCGCACTTAATAATATTCCGTTGCCCTACATTAAATTTAATTGACATTAAATTTCCCAATTCTACATCATAATCATAatcaataatacaataataaatacatttaatacaaagtgatcaaaatattaattaagaagaGTGCTTTAAGTTGAGCTTTACGAGGTTGATACTGATTGGATTGGAGTTGCTCTTAATAACTAATTATCATCTAATTTGGTATCCAAATATAGCAACTTCTAACATTtaacaacaaacaaaaaaatttgatatttagttaaaagCATCCAATTTttgttgtaattattttatgtcAATTTCTTACCATCTTTCACCAaagaaaaataaggaaaaagaaaagtgaTCCCCTATTTTAGCTCAAAACTAAAAAttgtagagagagagagcaagagaaatCATtggaaaataatataatatatatatatatatatatatatatatatttatagctcATTGTTTACACAATGCACTTATccttaattttgtatttagaaCTTAAAAAAATGAGTAATACTAGAAACACATTTGAATGGTAGATACTAATTACACACAATGATGTACATTCAATCTTAACCATACAATCAAAAGTGACGCGGtttttacttaaaaatataaatggctAATATTTAATACACATTATTGTGTGTAATTTAAGTGTGTATCTAGCATTACTCTTTAAGAATATATGATaacattgtaatttttttcataacaaTTTTGTTGTTTGTGAGAAAGATGAGCAATGAACTAAACCAAACTATGCTATGATTAAAGCTAATGTAAACTGAGCTCTCTTTCCTCAATCAAATAGTTTCGGATATGACTTTGTGGCTAGAG
This window harbors:
- the LOC115705564 gene encoding probable lactoylglutathione lyase, chloroplastic, producing the protein MASTTLNLNLSTFTASLPPFSSSPSSKFSALRVSNSSYFPSRRLALLHLGSVLPHSPLLDVKASNLLRADGNTVDRLMAQAATSTTTKENVLDWVKNDNRRMLHVVYKVGDLEKTIKFYTECLGMKLLRKRDIPEDRYTNAFLGFGPEDSHFVVELTYNYGVDKYDIGNGFGHFGVAVEDVDRTVELIKAKGGTVTREPGLVKGGSTKIAFIEDPDGYKFELLERGPTPEPLCQVMLRVGDLDRAINFYKKAYGMELLRVKDNPDHKYTIAMMGYGPEDKNAVLELTYNYGVTEYVKGNGYAQIAIGTDDVYKTAEAVKLSGGKIVLEPGPLPGINTKITACLDPDGWKTVFVDNIDFRKELE
- the LOC115705533 gene encoding VAN3-binding protein isoform X3, which gives rise to MEVVSSCATKCSSFNRLKSIIEENSTPTSWEGVISTCAKPPETPTESMEFLARSWSVSAVELSKALSTSHQNPLTSTTNSSSEAHGGDHDHPSSTVALKESIFQQLSSENSPPISPRASDEMKELFLLHQALNPEFLSSQQLIKNGLYKSIMRKKTMGRWLKDQKERKKQEIRTQNAQLHAAVSVAGVAAAVAALAASAASPGTSAAHRKSTPSKTSTALASAAGLVASHCIEIAEEMGADHDHILAVVNSAVNAKTNGDIMTLTAAAATALRGAAILRTRLQRGCGSTTFALADEKGEGHESKAFTALNFVCRGGELLKRTRKGDLHWKQVSFSINSNWQVVAKLKSKYMAGTFTKKTKCVVSEVRCDIPAWPGREKDSDKESKAYFGIKTVERTIEFECKNKEEKLMWTEGIQHILNCHANVTLS
- the LOC115705533 gene encoding VAN3-binding protein isoform X6, which translates into the protein MEFLARSWSVSAVELSKALSTSHQNPLTSTTNSSSEAHGGDHDHPSSTVALKESIFQQLSSENSPPISPRASDEMKELFLLHQALNPEFLSSQQLIKNGLYKSIMRKKTMGRWLKDQKERKKQEIRTQNAQLHAAVSVAGVAAAVAALAASAASPGTSAAHRKSTPSKTSTALASAAGLVASHCIEIAEEMGADHDHILAVVNSAVNAKTNGDIMTLTAAAATALRGAAILRTRLQRGCGSTTFALADEKGEGHESKAFTALNFVCRGGELLKRTRKGDLHWKQVSFSINSNWQVVAKLKSKYMAGTFTKKTKCVVSEVRCDIPAWPGREKDSDKESKAYFGIKTVERTIEFECKNKEEKLMWTEGIQHILNCHANVTLS
- the LOC115705533 gene encoding VAN3-binding protein isoform X1, giving the protein MEVVSSCATKCSSFNRLKSIIEENSTPTSWEGVISTCAKPPETPTESMEFLARSWSVSAVELSKALSTSHQNPLTSTTNSSSEAHGGDHDHPSSTVALKESIFQQLSSENSPPISPRASDEMKELFLLHQALNPEFLSSQQLIKNGVIIYLSLTIMSCHEYHIISVPIITTMQLYKSIMRKKTMGRWLKDQKERKKQEIRTQNAQLHAAVSVAGVAAAVAALAASAASPGTSAAHRKSTPSKTSTALASAAGLVASHCIEIAEEMGADHDHILAVVNSAVNAKTNGDIMTLTAAAATALRGAAILRTRLQRGCGSTTFALADEKGEGHESKAFTALNFVCRGGELLKRTRKGDLHWKQVSFSINSNWQVVAKLKSKYMAGTFTKKTKCVVSEVRCDIPAWPGREKDSDKESKAYFGIKTVERTIEFECKNKEEKLMWTEGIQHILNCHANVTLS
- the LOC115705533 gene encoding VAN3-binding protein isoform X5 produces the protein MEFLARSWSVSAVELSKALSTSHQNPLTSTTNSSSEAHGGDHDHPSSTVALKESIFQQLSSENSPPISPRASDEMKELFLLHQALNPEFLSSQQLIKNGVIIYLSLTIMSCHEYHIISVPIITTMQLYKSIMRKKTMGRWLKDQKERKKQEIRTQNAQLHAAVSVAGVAAAVAALAASAASPGTSAAHRKSTPSKTSTALASAAGLVASHCIEIAEEMGADHDHILAVVNSAVNAKTNGDIMTLTAAAATALRGAAILRTRLQRGCGSTTFALADEKGEGHESKAFTALNFVCRGGELLKRTRKGDLHWKQVSFSINSNWQVVAKLKSKYMAGTFTKKTKCVVSEVRCDIPAWPGREKDSDKESKAYFGIKTVERTIEFECKNKEEKLMWTEGIQHILNCHANVTLS
- the LOC115705533 gene encoding VAN3-binding protein isoform X4; amino-acid sequence: MEVSSCATKCSSFNRLKSIIEENSTPTSWEGVISTCAKPPETPTESMEFLARSWSVSAVELSKALSTSHQNPLTSTTNSSSEAHGGDHDHPSSTVALKESIFQQLSSENSPPISPRASDEMKELFLLHQALNPEFLSSQQLIKNGLYKSIMRKKTMGRWLKDQKERKKQEIRTQNAQLHAAVSVAGVAAAVAALAASAASPGTSAAHRKSTPSKTSTALASAAGLVASHCIEIAEEMGADHDHILAVVNSAVNAKTNGDIMTLTAAAATALRGAAILRTRLQRGCGSTTFALADEKGEGHESKAFTALNFVCRGGELLKRTRKGDLHWKQVSFSINSNWQVVAKLKSKYMAGTFTKKTKCVVSEVRCDIPAWPGREKDSDKESKAYFGIKTVERTIEFECKNKEEKLMWTEGIQHILNCHANVTLS
- the LOC115705533 gene encoding VAN3-binding protein isoform X2, which encodes MEVSSCATKCSSFNRLKSIIEENSTPTSWEGVISTCAKPPETPTESMEFLARSWSVSAVELSKALSTSHQNPLTSTTNSSSEAHGGDHDHPSSTVALKESIFQQLSSENSPPISPRASDEMKELFLLHQALNPEFLSSQQLIKNGVIIYLSLTIMSCHEYHIISVPIITTMQLYKSIMRKKTMGRWLKDQKERKKQEIRTQNAQLHAAVSVAGVAAAVAALAASAASPGTSAAHRKSTPSKTSTALASAAGLVASHCIEIAEEMGADHDHILAVVNSAVNAKTNGDIMTLTAAAATALRGAAILRTRLQRGCGSTTFALADEKGEGHESKAFTALNFVCRGGELLKRTRKGDLHWKQVSFSINSNWQVVAKLKSKYMAGTFTKKTKCVVSEVRCDIPAWPGREKDSDKESKAYFGIKTVERTIEFECKNKEEKLMWTEGIQHILNCHANVTLS